In Sciurus carolinensis chromosome 4, mSciCar1.2, whole genome shotgun sequence, the sequence CAGGTTTTAGGAGACCCTAACATCTAGACTCCAGACCTGACGGTAGTTGTTGTCCAGGCTGCCTAAGCCCACTCGGGTGCAGGAGGCTCCGCTGGTCTCTGTGCTTGGACACTGGTGTCCAAAGACTCTGACACTCAAGATTAGATGTTCGTTCCTACAGGCAGGACGGGGACTCAGCACACTGAGACCCAAGCAGTGTGCACATGCCCACAGCGGGACCTCAGGTCATGCCCCAGTGTGCACAGAGGCCCTGAGGAGTCTCAGGTCACACTGCGGTCACACAGCTGGATGTCATAAAACCATATCTCAttgttctggaggccagaaatccaGATTCTAGGTGTGAGCAGGGCTGGGCTCCCTCTGAGGGCTCTGGGGAAGGACAGCTCCTGCCATTGCAGCTTCTGGAGTTCCCTTCCTGtagccaccacacccagactcTGTGACCGTCCTCGCCCAGGCATCTGCCCAGGGTCTCTCTCCTGGACCAGTGGGGAGTGCTGTAAGGACACAGCCCCCCAGCCACCCACCCTGCTGCACCATGACTTCATCTCACTTGGTGGCTCCAGCAAAGGCTGTTTCCAAAAAGCACACAGATGTGAGATGCTAGGATGTCAGAGCCACCCACGCAGGGCAGACTCAGACCCGGGCGTACACATGGACTCGACCACCTCTGGTGCTCTGCATGGGGCCCCACCTTCTGACACTGCTGAGCCCAGCTCAGCGTCTGTGGGGCATCAGCACACCCCCACATCCAGCTGGGCCTGGAGTTGGCAGCCTCCAAGTGCATCCCTGGCCCAGGGTCTGCCCTGTCAGACCCCCTGCATTTGCACAGACACGCATGTCCACCTGGGACCTTCCCCCCTGTCCACTGGGCCCACTGCAGGTGTTGGGCAGGGTCCCAGTGCCTCTCCAGCACCGACAGGTAGGGATCTTGAGCAGCAGAACGAGCCTGGCGCGTGGCTGTTCTTCCCTGGTGATGGGGGCCGCAGCCCGACTTCCGCTCGCCCACAGGGCACTGGCTGTTTCTCCTGCTGGCCTTGATCAGGGTCCAGTTTGAGGCTTTCTGGGGCTCTTCAAAGTTCTCGATCCTCACTGAACCTGAGACCGTCCAGGACCCCCAGACACATGCAACTCCTGGGGTGAGAGGTGACCCTGGGCAAAAGGGAAATGGGGGTACTGCACAGGTGGGAGCCAGGTACAACCACGGGGTGGACTTCAAGGCACCGTGCCCACTCATGGGAACCCCGgggctgggtggggtggaggTGTGGGGGAAGCTCCGGCTTTACTAGAGGACCACTCCCCTTCTGCTCTGGACACGAGCACCAGGGACCCTGGCTCAGGGTTCTGCGATGGGATTGCCCTGAGGAGGGGGTGTGGAAGCCCATATCCTGGCCCTGTGTCAGCATCTGTCTGCCTGAGCCTGAGGCAGAGCAGCCTGGTACAGGGCTGCTGGAGTGAGCACCCAGGGCCCTTGATGCACACCCCGCTCCCTTGGCCCCGCTGGGCCTGGGATTTCAGTGGGTGGTCACCAACCCTTCTGGCTGAGGCAGACTATATACGTGGACCCAGCGAGCAGGTCCAGGGTGCTGGGACCTGTGTCTTCACTGAGTGCCTGGTTTGCACACGAGGGACACAGAGTAGGCCTGTGCCATCACCGGGTAGGGGTGCGGTGGGGACAGGGCACCATGTGGTAGCACTTGGCCAGTGCTCATCAGCCTGGCTCCAGACCAGTGCCAGGGCCTGGCATGCCCTCCTGGAGGTTCTTGGACCTCGGTGCAACAGGTTCTGCTATGTTAGGATGAGCCCTCCTTTGGGACACTGATGATCCCCAGTGGGCAGAGCTCAAGGTAGAGGTGGACTTGGGAAGATCCCACACCTCTGCCTGGAGACCGGCTGGTGGTGGGCCAGGGCTGCCATGaatcccaccctccctcctccgACCCCCACCCCTGGACTCTGGATGGGGGTCGGCATGGAATGGGGGATCAGGGTAGGCACAGAGCCCAGACACACTGAAAGGGGACAGGCAGAGGGTCACCAGATTCCTCAGGTGTTACTGGGACCCTGAGGGGGGCCAACAACTGCTTCTTCCTAAAACAGCCAGATAATCAGGGCCCAATTGTGCAGTGTTCCTCAGTGTCTCCTGGGTGAATCGTCCACCCCAGGAGCGGGGCTCTCTTCAGGTGTGTCCTCTTCTCAGCCCTCTGACTTCCACTTCAGGAGTCACCAGGGAGCTGCAGGGCCTGCACCGGGCAGCTGGTGCCTCTCTGCCTCAGGCTCTCGAGAGGGCTGGGTCTCCAGGGTAACCTCCACTCGCCCTCTCCCTTCCGCAGTCTCTGAGGGTGGACCCTCTCCTCCCACTGGGGCCCCACCTTATAGGGCCCCACGCATCCCAGGTGTTCTGTTTTGGGGGTGTTGGGATGGACTCTGGGGCATCCACTCAGGCTGCTGCGAAGTTGCTGGGGTCACTGAGTTCCTGGTGCTGGAACAGCCTAGCAGAGACTGGCTGGGGTGCAGctggtggcagagcacttgcctacagtGCGAGGCCCTGGTCCGGGCACCAGTACTGAACAGAACTCCTGCTGTCTTGAGTTCTGCTGTGGGAGTCCCAGCGAGGCTGAGGCGCCACAGCCTGGTCCGCCTTGCCCAGCTGCTAGATGCGCTGCGTCCCCTGGCTCCCGCCCGTCCCCACTGTCCAGCCAGCAGCAACTGCGGCCTGCCACTCTCACTGCTCCTCTGGtcctccccagcaccctccccaggGGGTCCTTAGGGTCACATGCCCACCCAGACCCCTAACCTTCAAGGTTCCTACCTACTTCTAGCAGAGTCCTTAACCACATGTGGCAGCGGTCACAGGCAGGGGACATCTTTGGGGGCTGTTATTCAGCCTGGGTGGCCAAAGTCTGAGAAGGGTGGAGAGGTCTGCGAGGACACTGTCAAAGTGTGAGCCCCTTGGAAAGAGTGGCCACGTGGGTGTGTGCTGACACTGTTGCTTTGTCCCTGGGAGTGCCCTTAACCCCATGTCCCCAGGTCAGTTGAACACTTGGGTGGGAAGCCCAGTGTTCCCTCATGAGGGACCATCAAAGATGCCAGCAGCCAGGGCCCATAAGATGCTGACCTCAAGGGAGAGCTGGCTCTGTGTGTAGGTGGGGCCAGGCCCGTGTCTCCAGCATATCCCTAGCCCGGTGGGGCCACCCTGCTCCTGGGAGATCCCAGAGGGTCCCCTGAGACTCTGGCAGCTGCTGTCCAGGCTGGGCGTCTGTGCCCCATGCCGGCTGCCTTCCCAGCGTCAGGTCCACAGTAGACCTGCTCACCCTGCCTCTGCACGCCTTGGGTACCTGCTGCACTGTAGGCCACCCAAGAGGAGGGTGACCCCAAGTGCTGTGCCACACGCCTTGGGCAGGCCTCTCACCTCTCCCTCACTGCCACCCCCCGCAGACAGGGCGGTGGGGGCAGGCTCTGCACACCCTGCCCCGGGGGCAGGACCACTCCCGCCAGCCTTGGGGGAcaggccacccccaccccagagccCATTTCCCTGTGGTCCCCCACAGCCTGGGCCTGGGTTCTGGGGCCTCTACCCTCTTACCAGTACAGCCAGCTTGGAGTTGCAGAGATGAGCAGGGCTCAGGATGGGAGCAGGCCCCAGGGAGAGGAGTGTCTACCTCTCTCTACAGCTCCTGGGATTGGCGATAAGGacaaaaatgggaataaaatggtattttttcaACCAAAGGAACTGATCCCTCTGCCTTTTCCTGTTTGCTTTCTCTGAACTCAGTTCAGCTCTACTAGGTCTGGATATCTGTCCCCAGGGGCCTCGGGCAATAGGGACCAGAGTTTCTGACAGCCCCAGGCTCCTCAGCAGCCTATCTGTGGCCCGGGTCCCAACTCGTGTGGATGTGGTAGCAGCTGCTTCACAGAACCCTGGCCCCACCCCATCTCAGCACGGCTCGCTCAGGCCAGTCCACCCTCCCGGAGCTCTCCACAGCTCCCAGGACCTCCCATAGAGTGTGGACCCTGTCTTTGAGGCCACCCTTGGTGGATCCACCTGGGCCCTTACGGTGAGGACTGGAAGGTACACCCCTGGTGAGAGTGATGGCAGCCACAGGCTCTGCACTAGGTCCTGGACCTGGGGACCTGCTGCTGAGTGGAGGCCAGAGCTGGAGGCACCTGCAAGAATGGGTTCTCTATGCCCAGATGTGCAGCCAGCCactgctcccagccctctgggtccCTGCACAGCTGCAGCAGTAGATGGGGGACTTCCCAGAGAGGACCGGGGTCATCTCCTCTGGGTGCAGTCAGGAGGCTGGGCACACACAGGCTGCCATGGGGTGCCAGGCTCACAACCCGGTGGCTCTGAGCTCGCCTGCCCCGGGCTGATGTCCGGTGAGGGCGAGAGACCACGGAGGCACAGTGGGCCTGCATGTGTGGGCGGCTGTGCTCAGGCGCCTGAGGTGCCAGCCCACTTTGTGCAGAAGGGAGGAGGCTGGAGCCAGCCTGAACACACATCAGCCAGGGGCCCTTGGGCTCTGGGCCTCAAGGTTCCACTGCCAGGAAGCCTCAGAATGCAGAGCCCAGCACTGGGAGGATGTGTTGCCATAGGCTGTGCTGTCCCCAGGCAGACAGGCTGGTGAGGGATGACCATCCCTCTGCAGCTGGGAGTTTCTTGGTAGTCACAGTGGCAAGTGTGCATCCAGCTGGCGAGCCTTCCCTGACCGCGTCCACTAGCAGCCGGGTTTCCAGCTTGTCCTTTCCCAGGGGAGTCACAGGTAAATTTTTCTTGGAAGTCAGACCACCATGGCTGCCTCTGGCCAGGTAGGAGCATTGGCACCACCTGCCCCATTCAAAGACAGGCCCCTGAccaggtttggtggcacacacctgtaatgcagccactcaggagactgaggcaagaggatccatcacaaattcaaagccagcctcagccacttagtgagaccctgcctcaaattaaaaagagctgggggtgtcctccggggttgagtgcccctgggttcagaaCATCCCCTAGTACAAACAACAAAAAGGGGATAGCCCTCCCTCGCTGTGGAGGCTAGCAGCCAGGACCAGGGGTTCAGCTGGCTGGGGTTGGAAGAGGGCTGGGGGCATGGCCTGTCTTGGCTccctctgggactcagtttcccctGGTGCACCGATGTTTGTGGCATTAGAGACCAAGATACATGACAGGCCAGTTCCTGGGGCTGGCGTGGGCAGGGCTGCACCTCTGGCTGAGCACCTTCTGGGGGTATGCTGGGTAAGATGGCGATCAGAAGTAGGGAGCAGGTGCATTAGGGGCACAGCATCCCTCCACAAAGCCAGCAGGTATGTGGGAAAGGGCTGTAGAGTTGAGGCCAGCAGCTGGTGCAGGAGTGGGTCCCAATGCCCTTCGCCAAAAGCCCTGGTATCCACCGGGCCAGTCCCACCTCTGTCTCCTCTCTGCCCCAGAGGAACCCATTTACTGTTACACCCCGCACAACTTCACTCGTGACCAGGCGCTGTACGCCCGCGGCTACTGCTGGACGGAGCTGCGGGATGCGCTGCCCGGTGTGGACGCCAGCCTGTGGCCTTCCCTGTTTGAGCACAAGTTCCTGCCCTACGCCCTGCTGGCTTTCGCCGCCATCATGTACGTGCCCGCGCTGGGCTGGGAGTTCCTCGCCTCCACGCGCCTCACCTCGGAGCTCAACTTCTTACTGCAGGAGATTGACAACTGCTACCACGCGCGGCAGAGGCCGCGCCCCCAAGATTCGAGAAGCAGATCCAGTCCAAGGGGCCCGGCATCACGGAGCGCGAGAAAACGCGAGATCATCGAGAACGCCGAGAAGGAGAAGAGCCCCGAGCAGAACCTGTTTGAAAAGTACCTGGAGCGCAGGGGCCGCAGCAACTTCCTGGCCAAGCTGTACCTGGCGAGGCACGTGCTCATCCTGCTGCTCAGCGTGGTGCCCATCTCTACCTGTGCACCTACTACGCCACCCAGAAGCAGAATGAGTTCACCTGCGCGCTGGGCGCCTCCCCTGACGGGCCGGCCGGGGCGGGGCCCTGCGGTGCGCGTCAGCTGCAAGCTGCCGTCGGTGCAGCTGCAGCGGATCATTGCGGGCGTGGACATCGTGCTGCTCTGCTTCATGAACCTCATCATACTCGTCAACCTCATCCACCTCTTCATCTTCCGCAAGAGCAACTTTCATCTTCGACAAGCTGCACAAGGTGGGCATCAAGACCCGCCGGCAGTGGCGCCGCTCCCCAGTTCTGTGACATCAACATCCTGGCCATGTTCTGCAACGAGAACCCGCGACCACATCAAGTCGCTGAACCGGCTGGACTTCATCACCAACGAGAGCGACCTCATGTACGACAACGTGGTGCGGCAGCTGCTGGCAGCCCTGGCGCAGTCCAACCACGACGCCACGCCCACGGTGCGCGACTCTGGGCGTCCAGACGGTGGACCCCAGCGCCAACCCCGCCGAGCCTGACGGCTCTGCCGAGCCTCCGGTGGTCAAGCGGCCTCGCAAGAAGATGAAGTGGATCCCCACCAGCAACCCGCTGCCGCAGCCCTTCAAAGAGCAGCTGGCCATCATGCGCGTGGAGAATAGCAAGGCGGACAAGCCCAAGCCGGTGCGCAGGAAGACAGCCACAGACACGCTGATCGCCCCGCTGCTGGACGCCGGCGCACGTGCTGCCCACCACTACAAGGGGGGCGGGGGCGACGCAGGCCCTgctcccgccccgccccccgccccggACAAGAGCACGCCCGACACTTCTCCCTGGACGTTTCACCCCTATATCCTGGGCACCAAGAAGGCCAAGCCCGAGACGGTGCCCGCCGCCCTGCCCGCCTCCCGGAGCCAGGAAGGCGGCTTTCTGTCCCAGGCAGAGGAGTGCGGGCTGGGCCTGGCCGAAGGCACCCACCAAAGGTAGGGCACAGAGTGGTCTTGGGCGGGGAAAGGAGGGTGGACCCCCACAGAGCCCCGGACAGGGAGCCTAGGAGGGAGGGGGGTGCTGGGAGCAGTGCATTGGAGGCCGAGGTCGGACAGCTGGGGCTGAGCAGGGCACAGCTGGCTTAGCTGCGGCGGAAGCTGCTCTCGCTCCCCTGGCTGAGTAGGTGCTTCAGGCAGATGAATGCACCAGTTCCTGGGGGACGCGTGCTGGTGCAGACTTGGTGCAGGAagcccagggaggggagggcCAGCCCCTCTGGGATGCCTTGGAGCCAGGAGCCCCCGCAGGCCCTGGAGTGCAGGGGGAGGGGCACAGCAGCTGGTGGGACTGGAGTGTGAGGTGCCTGTACCCTGGCTGTTTGCAGATGCGCCACTCCCGGAGAAAGGAGGCTCCCTACCCCGCGGAGCCGGCCCGGGCAGGGCTTCCCTCTGGCGGCCCGTTTCATGTCTGCTCATCCCCGGCAGCCCCCGCCGCGTGGCCCTCTATcaccagccagcctgggcaaggcCGACCCCCTTGCCATCCTGAGCCGAAACGCCACTCACACCCCTTCTCCACATCAGCACACTGTACGAGACCAGGGCGGAGGAGGAAGGGGGTCCCCACGTTCCCCCAGACATGGTAGACCTCATCACCATCCCCCACCCAGCAGATCCTCATCGCCACCTTCGACGAGCCAAGAACAGTTGTGAGTACTGTGGAGTTCTGAGGGCACCAGACACCCAGGCCACTGAAAGCCCTCTGCATGAGCAAGGGACATCAGCCCTGAGTGGACATGGGCTCTGTGCGCCCGGTGCagcccacatccccagtctcccaTAGCATGCTGCGGGGCTCAGCACCCTACCAGCGGGCTCGAGCGGGCACAGGTGCACAGGCTGGACGGGGCAGGAGGTGCGGTGCCCTCTCCACCTGCCTCGGCTCCACCAGGCTGCTGGGCTGCCAGataaagagtttattttttagtCGGTTTCGCTGTGGGCCAAGGCTGTGGTGGGACAGCTCATTGCCTCCAGAGCAAGCCAGGAGGACACTGGGGAAGGAGGTGCCCAAGTGCAGGGCCATTCCCCAGGTGTCCCGGCTCAGGGGCTTGCCCCTGCAGGCACCTGATGCCCTCGGTGGGAGCCAGGCTGCCTTGGGCCCGATCAACGTGCACTTTCTCCTCGAAGTCTGACATACAGCTTATTTTACTATGACTGCTGTACCTGATGAGCCTGTGTATCATCAGGAGACGTGGGGTGAGTGGGAAGCAGAGGGTGGTGTGAACAGTGCGGGTGTGTGAGTGAGTGGACCTGAGTGCGAGTGTGTGCAGGGAGCGCCCCGTGTGCCAGGACACCCGTGTGTGAGcggagggcagggcaggtgggcaCCAGTGAGAGTGAGGGACTCCTACGCAATAACCACGCCCCCTCCTAGGCCC encodes:
- the Panx2 gene encoding LOW QUALITY PROTEIN: pannexin-2 (The sequence of the model RefSeq protein was modified relative to this genomic sequence to represent the inferred CDS: inserted 6 bases in 4 codons; deleted 9 bases in 9 codons), with protein sequence MHHLLEQSADMATALLAGEKLRELILPGAQDDKAGALAALLLQLKLELPFDRVVTIGTVLVPILLVTLVFTKNFAEEPIYCYTPHNFTRDQALYARGYCWTELRDALPGVDASLWPSLFEHKFLPYALLAFAAIMYVPALGWEFLASTRLTSELNFLLQEIDNCYHXAAEAAPPRFEKQIQSKGPGITEREKREIIENAEKEKSPEQNLFEKYLERRGRSNFLAKLYLARHVLILLLSVVPIXYLCTYYATQKQNEFTCALGASPDGPAGAXGPAVRVSCKLPSVQLQRIIAGVDIVLLCFMNLIILVNLIHLFIFRKSNFIFDKLHKVGIKTRRQWRRSQFCDINILAMFCNENRDHIKSLNRLDFITNESDLMYDNVVRQLLAALAQSNHDATPTVRDSGVQTVDPSANPAEPDGSAEPPVVKRPRKKMKWIPTSNPLPQPFKEQLAIMRVENSKADKPKPVRRKTATDTLIAPLLDAGARAAHHYKGGGGDAGPAPAPPPAPDKSTPDTSPWTFHPYILGTKKAKPETVPAALPASRSQEGGFLSQAEECGLGLAKAPTKDAPLPEKEAPYPAEPARAGLPSGGPFHVCSSPAAPAAGPLSPASLGKADPLAILSRNATHPLLHISTLYETRAEEEGGPHVPPDMVDLITIPHPXQILIATFDEPRTVVSTVEF